A part of Miscanthus floridulus cultivar M001 chromosome 6, ASM1932011v1, whole genome shotgun sequence genomic DNA contains:
- the LOC136459690 gene encoding uncharacterized protein: MDNTQNQPLPPGVGTWPQAPPSHQPQCHADLQSYHPLDARPDNASANSSGSAANIESAVQEAVLHAQDIETQQVIQNQRYANTTSESTTYGEDLLSNRRDPSALKEHLLKMTADHRAEMASKRGKPLHPNNGNCEIGNGYGVPGGGAYYAANLPSAQMNKPRDETDKAKCANDLPDFLKQRLRARGILKDETANKNNTGTHTVDSQESQNKSAQKFPPGWVEAKDPTTGAPYFYNQSTGVSQWDRPVNVLNTMQHQVPPSLPENWEEAIDKSTGHKYYYNTKTQTTRWEPPTSVNTSVTPPASTNTAVEPVAQTADIWNSQMQRCLGCGGWGVGLVQPWGYCNHCTRVQNLPFQQYPSYANNTMHASGNNAPKTQGNVSAKDRSSSKPPLGKTNRKDHRKRNRPEDDELDPMDPSSYSDAPRGGWVVGLKGVQPRAADTTAAGPLFQQRPYPSPGAVLRKNAEVATHGKKRGGMAPITKRGDGSDGLGEAD; encoded by the exons ATGGACAACACTCAGAATCAACCACTACCACCTGGTGTTGGAACATGGCCGCAGGCACCTCCCAGTCACCAGCCACAATGCCATGCTGATCTGCAGTCTTATCATCCACTTGATGCTAGACCTGACAATGCTAGTGCCAATAGTAGTGGTAGTGCAGCAAACATTGAGTCAGCTGTCCAAGAGGCTGTTCTTCACGCGCAG GACATTGAGACCCAGCAAGTAATACAGAATCAAAG ATATGCAAACACAACAAGTGAATCTACAACATATGGGGAAGACTTACTTTCGAACCGCCGTGACCCTAGTGCATTGAAG GAGCACTTATTAAAGATGACAGCTGATCATCGTGCAGAGATGGCAAGCAAACGGGGGAAGCCACTTCATCCAAACAATG GCAACTGTGAAATTGGCAATGGCTATGGTGTACCAGGAGGCGGTGCTTACTATGCTGCAAACTTGCCAAGTGCTCAAATGA ATAAACCTAGAGATGAAACTGATAAAGCAAAATGTGCAAACGATCTCCCTGATTTTTTGAAGCAGAGGTTAAGGGCAAGGGGAATTCTCAAAGATGAGACAGCAAATAAGAACAACACGGGTACACACACT GTGGATTCTCAAGAAAGCCAGAACAAATCTGCTCAAAAGTTTCCTCCTGGTTGG GTTGAAGCAAAGGACCCGACAACTGGTGCACCTTACTTCTACAATCAAAGCACCGGAGTGAGTCAATGGGATCGCCCTGTCAATGTTTTGAATACCATGCAACATCAAGTTCCTCCATCCTTGCCAGAGAACTGGGAGGAGGCAATTGACAAATCAACAG GCCACAAATACTATTATAACACGAAGACACAGACAACACGGTGGGAACCTCCTACTTCTGTGAACACCAGTGTTACACCTCCAGCTTCCACCAACACTGCAGTTGAGCCAGTCGCTCAAACTGCAGATATTTGGAACTCTCAAATGCAGAGATGTTTGGGCTGTGGCGGATGGGGAGTTGGTCTTGTCCAACCCTGGGGATACTGCAATCACTGCACAAG ggttcaaaatcttccttttcaaCAGTATCCATCTTATGCAAATAATACAATGCACGCCAGTGGTAACAATGCTCCCAAAACTCAGGGGAATGTTTCAGCTAAGGACAG ATCAAGCTCAAAACCACCCTTAGGGAAAACAAACAGAAAAGATCACCGCAAAAGAAATCGCCCCGAGGACGATGAGCTTGACCCAATGGACCCGAGTTCTTACTCAGATGCTCCACGTGGTGGCTG GGTTGTTGGTTTGAAGGGTGTTCAACCACGAGCAGCAGATACTACTGCAGCT GGACCTTTGTTCCAACAAAGACCATATCCCTCACCGGGTGCTGTGTTGAGAAAAAATGCAGAGGTAGCAACCCATGGCAAGAAACGTGGTGGTATGGCTCCGATAACAAAAAGAGGAGATGGCAGCGACGGACTTGGGGAGGCAGATTAG